A genomic region of Dermacentor andersoni chromosome 9, qqDerAnde1_hic_scaffold, whole genome shotgun sequence contains the following coding sequences:
- the LOC126528328 gene encoding uncharacterized protein: MSVAKQDELDDAKVAELRDLFSKFDLDGTGTVAFEHVDEILRTAARVIVEPEFKKRVKSTAPDDLQQKVQFPEFLDMVQKCTRAFSPQTDLQGAFRVFDRDGHGFITTAELRHVVTTLGERMTDEEADELIREADPNNEGHVDYEQFIKIISTPVPPDQYGVPPKKRPPPSTELLQPGPDSLVPSASDVLAQRASMSAVSEAHTALGDVAAAAGEGHAKSGETSAPSSEPRSDKSGQGSKKSFGKASISGSAKGSASTWGKGSGEGSKKSSRKGSGTGDTPGAVSNASGPPVEAVVHGAPVEKKDGEVVNK; encoded by the exons ATGTCGGTCGCCAAGCAAGATGAGCTCGACGACGCGAAGGTAGCCGAGCTGCGAGATCTGTTTTCCAAGTTCGACCTGGATGGCACAGGCACGGTGGCGTTCGAGCACGTCGACGAGATCCTCCGAACCGCCGCCCGCGTCATCGTCGAGCCGGAGTTTAAGAAGCGCGTCAAGAGCACCGCGCCCGACGACCTCCAGCAGAAG GTGCAGTTCCCAGAGTTCTTGGACATGGTGCAGAAGTGCACCCGCGCGTTCAGCCCTCAGACGGACCTGCAAGGCGCGTTCCGCGTGTTCGACCGCGACGGCCACGGCTTCATCACGACGGCCGAGCTGCGTCACGTGGTCACCACGCTGGGCGAGCGCATGACGGACGAGGAGGCCGACGAGCTCATCCGGGAGGCGGACCCCAACAACGAAGGGCATGTCGACTACGAGCAGTTCATCAAGATCATCTCCACCCCAGT CCCGCCGGACCAGTATGGCGTGCCGCCCAAGAAGAGGCCTCCGCCGAGCACCGAACTGCTGCAGCCGGGCCCCGACAGCCTGGTGCCGAGTGCATCGGACGTGCTGGCGCAGAGGGCGTCGATGAGCGCGGTGTCCGAGGCGCATACCGCGCTCGGCGATGTGGCCGCGGCGGCCGGCGAAGGCCACGCCAAGTCCGGCGAGACGTCGGCGCCGTCGTCCGAGCCCCGCAGCGACAAGTCCGGCCAGGGTTCGAAAAAGTCATTCGGCAAAGCGTCCATCTCGGGCTCTGCCAAAGGGTCCGCCTCGACTTGGGGAAAGGGGTCCGGGGAAGGATCCAAGAAGTCGTCCCGGAAAGGGTCCGGCACCGGCGACACTCCTGGCGCCGTTTCTAATGCCAGTGGTCCTCCCGTCGAGGCAGTTGTGCACGGCGCACCAGTCGAGAAGAAGGACGGCGAGGTGGTCAACAAATGA